One Nymphaea colorata isolate Beijing-Zhang1983 chromosome 12, ASM883128v2, whole genome shotgun sequence genomic window, GGTTACTTCGTTGTTGAAAGCACACTTTTGGAGTGGTTATATAGACTGTGTGGACTTCGAGAAATAAGGCCTGCATCTAGAAGATGAACTATCTCTGGCTCATCTGGAAGAATTGTGGGGAgaattatttcaaaattgatGGGGAAAGACATACAATCTGCAGAAAAAACGTTTGGCCGAACACAAGTTTACTTACCTCCATCCCTAGATGTTTGCACCAAGGGCGTGATGTAGTTGAGATCAATGTTCTTAAAGTTCAAACAGGTTTGCTATTTAAAACTGCATAATTAGCGAAGAAAGGTAAGCATGCGATTCAGCCGGCTGGAGTCAAGGTAGATAGAGTAAGCGACAATAAGTATAACCTATTGCATATCTTTGTTGCTGAACTAATTTCGCAAACGGTTTAGGAGAACACATTTACTCGAACCTATTTTGCCTAGTCTGGGATATCTTTACCGTCTCAGCACTAACAAGACCAACTTCTTCCTGTTTTGCACCCTTCTGTGATTAGCAGCTGCAGACTATCGAAACCCAACCCCACAGTACAAGTTTGTTCTATTCTATATCTGGGGTACCTACAAGTGAATGGCATTTTACTCGTGTGCAGGGTTTCTAGTCTCAGGGTGACAGGAGGGACAGTTCAGTCTCAGGAGTGACTGCGGTTTGTGCAAGTCCCCTTTTGTCCATATCTTTTTGTGCTTTCTTGTGTACCATTCCCTCTCCTGTCCCTCATTTTTTGTATGTACATTTATGATAATTCCCTGCCGGCTTCTTTCAGAACGTGATGATTTCTTAGATTTTCGGACCTGAACTAATTGCTACCGGCAAGGAAAAGATCACCACATAAAGGCACGGACTGGAGTTGAGTAAGGTAACTTTCATTAGCTTGTAAGTTATACAAAAATAGTtggaagaaaaaattcaagGTGAGATATAGACATGGTAATGAATAGTGTTTGCCATTGAAAGCAAAAAAGgcaatttaaatttcaaatagaaTTATGTAAATTCTTCATTCCTTGGCGAATAATTCCACGAAATTTACATGTATAGATGTGCTCAGATATACGTAAAGAGGTAGGCCTTAGACCTCCACTAAACGAGCCTTCTCACTTGCAATGAGCCCAGGCCCGTCCCACAGTTCTACAAGATCTCTCCTTATCCATGAAATAAATATAATCGGTCCTAATGTCGACGGCACCTGCAATGGCATGGAAGTAAATTTAGGAAGAGGATATCAAAATACACCATTTTAGTCAAGTGCGCAGCCGAAATCATCTAATGAACTTAGACATGTTTACCAACACCTAGGCAACACGATGAAGTCATGGCCCATGAAGTTTTAccaatattattattattattacatgATTTCCCAAATCACATGGTCAGTGTTCTATGGTAAACTATGCAAAACAGAACCAGAAATACGAGTTACCAAACAGGAACTTGAACCAGCCTAAACAAGGCTTCATACATACAGAGAAGGGTGGGGAGGAAGAGCATCCAACAATAGAAAATTTAACGCAGACATCAAGTAATATAgaagagttgaaaaatgaaaggttCAAGAAGAAGCCCTTCTTCAACACTCCACCCTTCTCCCCTTTCCAAAAGGGAAATGACCAAAAAGCAATttccttaaaagaaaaaattacgaCACAGTTATCCTAAAGAAATACAACAGTAAATTCTTGTACAAACAGCGAACAACAAATAAGAAAATCCaggagagaaagacaaaaagattAACACCCTTCTCCACAGGAAAAATACAACACATAATACAATCAGAAAAGGACATTTTGGGAGTAACGGAATCTAACAGTGCATAAAAGGATATACTGAAGAGGTAATTTTTCACCCGGAGAAGTAGTTAGGATGTTTGTAATGGCCAGCCAAGACGCAAGAAGCAAGCCATTCAAACCCAATGAAACTACTACCACAAATGAAGCTACAAAGATTTTCCTCTACGCAATGCCAGAATTAAAACATATACTAAAGAAATGGTACCAAATTAGTAACTTTAGGAAATAAGGTTTAATAAAACACCTCTGaatttatgttgaaaatgtcaaattaTTTTCTCTTAGTTTGTCTGTGCTTATAGCCATCCATATGAGTTGAAAGTAAAGTTACAGTCATGCAAACAAAAGTACATCAACTACAAAAAAGGTCACCATGAgccataagagagagagagagagagagagagagagagaagggggtgGTGGACATTTAAATCTGGACCAGGACCATCAAATAAGGAAAACTTTATAAAAACAGGCCTAATAAATAGTAGTATAACAAAAGGATGCCGAAGTACTAGAACTTTACATTAACTGCCAACATTAGAAAGTTATTTTCAAACACCCGCTTCCAATCACCACCATTACCTTAATTTTGGTCTACTAAGGGTTAGTGAAAGGCAATGACTAGATCATCGTTCTTAAGCCTCAAATACAGAAGAAAAACagggcaaaaaaaaacaaaccaacACCATTCGCAATGAAGACCACTTAAGGACATCCTCCTCATTGTCTTTCTGCTCTTTGTAGAGTTTTTTCCTCTATCTAGATTTAACTGTCGTCCTAAATATATTGCCTTTGTTACTGTGACAGACACAGAAACTGCAGAAAAAAGCAActtttttaacaacaaaatctAAAGAACCCAAATCCAAGACTGCCttctaaaattgaaaagaaaaaaaccaacaCATAAATAATGGTGTTTCtagttcaaaacttcaaaaaaatgggATTGTAAGATTTCAAATCAATAAGACCGCTCaacaaaaaacagagaaaaaatgCTTAAAAGAAGACCATTAAGCAGACTGAttaatcagagagagagagagagagagagagagaggtcgcTGATAAAGACAAACATATATTCTGGTTGGAACTGAGGAGGAGACACAGGAGATGTCCAATGTAACAGTGAGCACAGAAAATGAATATCCTTTGATTTCTTTGGGTAGAGCAATAATTTTCCTTTACAACTTAATGGCTTGTATTGTCTGTTAATAAAAAGGGACTTTGCATATTTTCTTCAACCAACCACCTAATGAAAAATCTTGAACTTTTTTGTTATGTGACCATTTCTTAGCCCATGCTCTCGTAACTTTTTCAGCAGATAAGACCTTGAAACATACACTCATGAATTCTAATGTTGATCCCAAACTAAAAGATTATTCCTTTAGCTACTGCAAGATGCATTCTTAATGCctggccaaaaaaaaaatacaatgacaagtGCATGGGCtgataagaaaacataaatccCGAGAGCCTTCCATTGATTAATCACTTGGCAAGCAGATGATTTGACCAGGACTGATGGTACTCATGATAAAGGGTTGACATTCATAAAACGAATTAGCATTTACAGCTTGGGGAACACCTAATAGAAGAAGAATTATTCCTTGCTCATTATCACTGACCCCACAAAAGATTGTTCAATATAAATGATGTATCCCAAGTACAATGTCTCGGGTGTCACCTGACTTTTCTGGAACTGGAAGCTGTCTTGATGAATTAATCATACAAATGAATTCGGAATGACCAAAATCATAAGACTAAAAGAACCACAAAAATCTGCCATGGATTTGAAGAACAATCACCATTATATTCTCACACAGTCCAATTGGTGCCTGAGGAATATGTTGGAGAGTACTGCATCTTCTTATAGCAGACTGTAAATGACTGGCTGGCCAGATGGTTGTGGTGTCAATAATCTGTGCATGAAGTTTGTTGGATCTCATGTAAATCTTATTCTATAGAATGAGTTTAATTAACAGTCTTAGAATTGTTGACTCCTAAACTGAACCAACACATTGGATTTCAcgatttattttgtaaatcctatagtttttgacattttgagtTCATCTTTATGGTTGgtttcataaaacacttgaagTCTCTGGAAAAGCCAGACACCACCCTGGATTTCATTTCTGGAAAATGACCCTGAGAATATCCACAAACTGAGCTCCTTGTGctttaaaatttcaattcaaCCCCTCTAAACCCTTAAGAGCAAATCCAGAAATATGAGCAGCTACCTTGCTTTTTTGTTATATGCAACAGTATATCAGGTAAACATGTAACCAAAGAGGGCAATAAACCTCACCAAATAAAGGAGTGCAGGCTGGGGAGACCTAGTCAAAATTCCGGCAGCCAAAGCACTGATAAGTCCAATTGCATACCCAGAAAGAGCATACCATATGTACTTCGGACCTTTGGCAGTACTGGTTTCTACAAGATTACCAGAATCCCTGGTTTTGCGGTGATCAAAACAGAGAACCAAAGCTAAAAGCATGCCTGGAATAGCCTGTGGAAGGGCAGAAGAACAGATtcagaaatttatgaaaaaaatgctgAAGCAAAGAACTTAGGAGCAATTAAAACCTTCCTTATTAAAATGAATAACAGAAACAATCggaaacacatatatatatatgccccaTAGTGCCACAAAAGAGGCAAGCCTTTCCAGCTCTTTTCAGCATCTACCCATGAACAGATATGCTTAAGGTAAACTAAAATCACCACATTGCACAAAATTTCATACCTCATTAACGAGGTAATAAAAAAGGTAAgtattcttctttgttttgtgcaacaaaacaaatatataatggTCCATTGAATCAAGCAGATTATCAGAAAACCAATTTTGTTGGCCTGGACAGAGAAGaacacaaataaaataatgaacatgcATTTCTGCAAGGTTGAGGACTGCCCATAAAAGAAAGTAGGCTGCAATGGATAAAAAAAGTCTGATCTCCTACAGATACCATATGTACATACTTCTAAGATGCACAGGCTAGAAtctcaaaaggaaagaaaaaaacagaaaaagcatgaaacaacCAAACAGTGAGAACATTTGATGCAGGGAAAGGGCTAGCAGGGGACAACCCACCCCCCCACccccaaacacacacacacacacacacaaaaaacaccatgcaaacattaaaatttactatacaaattttaaaaactttcatttCTCCCCGGTGAAAATTTTGGGGACCGTATAATGGCCCTGCTAGGAAAAAATCCTCGCTCTGCCACTGATTTGGTGCAGTTGGCAGATGGGATCATCATCTGGACACTACGTTGTTGCCATTGGAGACTACGCACTGTCTCTCAAGAACCATACTCTTATAAATTGAACAAACCATCAAGGAGAGTTCTCCACTTCTCCTGCAGTGTTTTGTGCATTTTGTGAGAGCATGATATTCGGGAGGCAGCTTTTTGTGACTCGTCTTTAACTGAATTTTGTGAGcattgttcaaaaaattcttGTATGTATTGCATTGTCCAACAGTTAAAGTATCTATCTCTACACCATATTCCCACAGTCCTACAGCTTCAAGGAAATAGAAACTTCAAGAAGATCTTCCAATATATAATCATGCATGATGGGAAATTATTGAAGAGTGCTTTtcttgattgaaaatttgaaacaaacaGTTGCTATTGTATCTCTTGATTAATGTAAGTAATTACTTATGAAATCATGGTACTAAAGAGTTTTTAGATGTCAGTCCTTTATCAATGACTGGCTATGTTTTATAAGTTAAGAGCATACAAAATGATATACAAGTCAATGACACTATATACATAGAAAAATATAAGggaaaagaatgatattgttcCACATTTCAAATTTCCTAGTGCAGAAAATTACCCAGCTTAAAATCTGAAATCATCACTAGACACATAATCCAAGAGACTCATTTTGATGCAAAGTATAAGGATAAACAAGTCAAACATGTCAGAGACTCAGAATCATGATAAGTTTCACATGCAGTCACAACAATGTGCcgatattttaaagttttaaactccATGGTACCATGGAACATAAACATTTGAAACACCAAATATCTCATAAAAGTGGAAGAGCAAGAGATGCACCATGTCACCAAGACCAAGCATCATGAACTCCATCGCACTGCTACCAGGAACTATTCCACCCATCAAGTTCCTAGGGAAAACAATTTTGACAGGCATCTCCAGTTTCTTGGCTATCAACTGCAGTCCTGGTAAACTTAAACTATCTGCAACTGTATGAACAGGGTTTGAGGCTTGCTGAGTTGCAACAGAGACCATGACGTTTGCCCCAAAAAACATCTCAGAAAAAAATACCCAGAAAATGTCATAAACAAAGAGACAGACAAGAAGCAAAACACAAACTTTGATGTTAGGCAACCTAACGTGGCTGACAAAAGCAATGCATATTGAAATGCCCAAGACGTTGTTCAGTAGCCAGTGTCCagaaatgagccaagcaataaCTATACCCACGCTCACTAAGACAAGTAGCCCTTGGGTTCTGGTAAAAGAACGTGAACAGCAACGGGATATGAAAGGGTCCACCAGTCCAAACTGTGACTTGAGATACAATGCATATGGTGACAGGCAAAAGAAAAGTGAGGcagaagaagcaattgcagTGAACGCTGTAACCAAATGTGAAACTGAAGAGAAGAGGTAAAACATCAACAATAGGCTGCATGAACTAGCAAGTGGAATCATGAGTGCTTGTGATTTGTCCAACGTAACTGAGGCCTCAGAAAAGTCACGGTTTCTCTCCATTTCCTTTCCATAAGTCAGTGCACGTTGAGCAGAGGCAAATGCAACAAGCACGGCTGTAACCACAAGTGCTATTGAAGCTGGTTCTAAGAGATATGCTAGCTTCCAAACAGGCTCCATGGTTCTAAATAGTATCCAAGTTCTTCAGAAGAAAAGTGAACCTTGTGGACTTTCTTTCTTGCCCAGCCTCCACCACGCTCTCACTTACAAATATCCAACTAACACCACATAAATTAACAGAAAAAATTTGCACTGCATAACCCACAACTATTCTCTTGCAGTATCCTTGCAGTAAAGAAACTGTCTTTTTGACAGTGTCTCGCCTGTAGAAATATCATCAAACCGAGGGTAAtgttaataagaaaaaaaaaaaaaaaactaaacatggAGATTAAAGCACTTAAAATAGCACTCACAGAAACAAATAAGCACAGAAACATGGAAGGGGAAGTCCCGGTAATGGTGACAAATTTTTGGAGCAGCAAATTCATCAGTTAATTAGTCCACTATGTACACCTAATACCTCTACTAGTTGAGAAAGAATGCTCTGCAACTGCAGATGTTGAAAactcaaaaattttacattgaCAAGGTGAAGGCTCCACCAACTATAGACTGATCGAGAATGCATCGCCAAGTTAGAATCAACAAATAATGAATCAGCATTTGTAGTTATTCATACTGCAAAAGCAGAGAAAGGTAGCTCGTTGCCAAGCCCTAGTCGTTCCATCCTTCTAACAAAAAACAAGCTAGTCAACTTATAAGAATATTATGTCAAATATCTTTATGTAATACATTTCTAAATCCCCGCATAAGTAACAGACAGGTCTAAGAAATTACCTCAGAATCACACAACTTTCACAGATAAACAAGAATCAGACAAGTGCCTAGCTTGTCGGACAGGTTGCTAATAGATCAGAAACAAAAGATATTTGCAGATCGCAAGATCATCATTTCTAGGTAAATCATCAGTAAAAACCATTTACATTGAAATAAATGGAGAATAATAGAAACTAAAAAGATTATATCCTTTTAACATTTGCCTAAACGAAATTCGTCAACTAAGAGTAAATCGATAAATCACTAAGAGTGAATAATAACGACGGGACCCCAACAGCGTGTAAGTTCAACAGGTAATCCTCACTGACAATCAGATGGATGAATAAAGTCAAGAATCGTACAGGAACTCCAACTAATTGAAGGGTAGGGATTCGGAAATGATTGAGagaaatggggagagagagagagagagagagagaggcaaagatCTTTACCTCCAGACTCAGAAAAGCTAAGAGGCGAAGATTTTTGTTCCATCAAACTCTGGTTGGGGTTGTAAATCCCTCCAAGAAAACCAACTGGCCAGGGACCGAACTCTCCGTCAAGTAGCGGATCCGAGCGTGGAATTTCCGACGGGaatttagagagagaaggagagattagAGAGGACTCGTTTGGACTAAGATCCCGCAAAAACGAGCAATTCTCTCCCTCAACTCCTTCCCCCTCTCTCCGACCCTCTGGATTCCCCTTTTCAAGGAAACGTGAAGGTGCGCACTTCGTAGGGACGTGTTCGTCTTCTTACTAAATGGCTTCTTGACTTTTTGGAGCATTATAAGAATAAGCACCAAATCCGCCTTTTATTTACCATTAAAATCTGCtgaaaacctttttctttttgtctgtTCAACTCGAGCACAAGACCCTTTTGACTGTTTAGACTTTAAGTTGGGCACGGCAGAGTTCATATGGGTGGGAAATGTTATGGGGTGTGTTTTGTAAAAAAGAGTGGTTGTTATTGAAGCATGTGGAAATCTCACCCTCTGATAGCAATACAGTTCTGGACTTTGAGGACAAGAGGAAGGAACTTTAGGTTCCAATAAAAGAGGCTTTGTCTCTCATTGAGATGGTGAGATTATCTTCTTGCTCACTCAAAGCTCTGCGGTTGATGTTAATAGTGAGAAACGAtaagaaatctgaaaatttgtGCACAAAAGGCCTTTCCTCTCAATATCTTATCTTGCAAATAATTGAAATGTTGTTTTGAGCTTTCGTAAAATAATCATAATCGTAaagctctttctttttctggcaACGCAAGGAACATTCATTGCATCATTCATGGTGAGGATATAAATGATTGGGATTAAGATCAGTTTCGACTTCTATTGAATTTATCCCAATCAGTCATCATTCCAACTCagtttttttgaactttttttaaacaaagatTCCAATCCAGTGAAACCTATAGAGGGGTAGACCCTCAACTCTttatttatggaaaaaaaaaagatgagttATTTACCGCAAAAAGTTCTTGTCTTTCATAAGGATAGACCATTTCCAATACATAAGGGCATCCTTAGTTAGAATAGAGCGAGCAGACATCCTTAGTCGGAGAAAAGCGAGCAAAGTCGTCAAGGAAAAGGGAGCGTAGGCAGTAAAGGTCATCGGTCGAAGTAGAGTGAATGGTTTCGTCAATGAAGGAGTAGAGGCAGTAAAGGTTGTCTGTCAGAGTAGAGCAAGTGGAATCCACTGGCCCGATGAAGCATAGATGGTGATAGATTTAGGTGGTTTCATCCACATTGGTCCTATCTCTTTCATTATCTTCCTATCCCTTTCGTTATCTCAAACGCTATAAGGCGTGTTATCTAGTCTCGTCTTTTTCATTATCTTAGACGCTATAAGACGTGCTATTTGGTCTTGTTCGTTTCACTATCTCAAATGTTTTTCGTTCTCTTAGACACTATAGGACGCATTTTTTGGTCTCGCCACTTTCATTCTCTTACCCCTTGCATTAACATGACGTGTTTTTTGGTCCTGCCCGTTTCGTTATCTCAAACACTATATGATGCGTTATTTGATCCCGCCCtttcgttatctcatacccttttctttattttagacACCGTCAGACCCACTTCATTATGTCATACCTGTGTCGTTATATCAGATGGTATAAGACCTAGTTCGTTATCTCGTACTTCTGATGTTACCTTAAACGCTATATGACATGtttcgttatctcatacctttGTCATTATTTGAGATGCTATAGGACTCAGTTCGTTATCTTATACCTTTGTCGTTATCTCAGACACTATAGAACTTGGTTCATTATCTCAAACGCTATAAGACACGTTGTTTGGTCCCACCCCTTTCATTATCTTAGATGTTATAGAATGCGTTACTTAGTCCTGCTCCTTTTGTTATATATTGAAGATAGTAAGACATTATCTCATGATTCTTTTGCCTTTTGCAGATCGATCATGTCTAATTATTCAACTCATATAAAAGAGTATCACAATGACTGTCTATTGTACAAAGTTTATTGGTGTGAAGTTGAACAACACGTTGGACCAAACATATGGAACCTAGTAAGAGATAGGGTAGTTGAAGCTGTCGGTGACAGAGatggagaaggaaaatgaacggaaaaatcaaaatgaagatgaagaagttgTCAAAGTGGTTTAGAAAACCAATATGAAGGAGTTGAGAGCATAGAGGATAATCGATTGTTGAGGGAGCAAAGAAAGCAA contains:
- the LOC116265576 gene encoding signal peptide peptidase-like 1; protein product: MEPVWKLAYLLEPASIALVVTAVLVAFASAQRALTYGKEMERNRDFSEASVTLDKSQALMIPLASSCSLLLMFYLFSSVSHLVTAFTAIASSASLFFCLSPYALYLKSQFGLVDPFISRCCSRSFTRTQGLLVLVSVGIVIAWLISGHWLLNNVLGISICIAFVSHVRLPNIKVCVLLLVCLFVYDIFWVFFSEMFFGANVMVSVATQQASNPVHTVADSLSLPGLQLIAKKLEMPVKIVFPRNLMGGIVPGSSAMEFMMLGLGDMAIPGMLLALVLCFDHRKTRDSGNLVETSTAKGPKYIWYALSGYAIGLISALAAGILTRSPQPALLYLVPSTLGPIIFISWIRRDLVELWDGPGLIASEKARLVEV